One genomic region from Melioribacteraceae bacterium encodes:
- a CDS encoding YbaK/EbsC family protein — protein MPSKKLKEFLDQNKIKYVTIKHSVAFTAQEIAASAHIKGRELAKTVLIKINGRMAMCVLPASYKVDFNLLKQAVENDNVRLANEMEFKDKFPECDVGAMPPFGNLYNMDVYVAQSLLDDDEIAFNAGTHTELIQMSLKDFLDLVKPKIIKFSFPTKL, from the coding sequence ATGCCGTCGAAAAAATTAAAAGAATTTTTAGATCAGAATAAAATCAAATATGTAACAATAAAGCATTCAGTTGCATTTACAGCACAGGAGATAGCTGCATCGGCTCATATCAAAGGGAGAGAACTTGCCAAAACTGTTCTTATAAAGATTAACGGCAGGATGGCAATGTGTGTTCTCCCGGCGTCATACAAAGTTGATTTCAACCTACTTAAGCAAGCCGTTGAAAATGATAATGTCCGTCTGGCAAACGAAATGGAATTTAAGGATAAATTTCCTGAGTGCGATGTTGGTGCAATGCCGCCGTTCGGTAATCTATATAATATGGATGTATATGTTGCTCAGAGCCTTCTCGACGATGACGAGATAGCGTTTAATGCCGGAACACATACAGAACTGATTCAGATGTCCCTGAAAGATTTTCTTGATCTTGTAAAACCAAAGATTATCAAGTTTTCATTCCCGACAAAACTTTGA
- a CDS encoding lipocalin family protein codes for MKHYSKMLVILLFVSLFVAGCDKDDDPASSSGDELVGTWVLTKITLTSLGNTELTPQQVGYSATIIMKSDKTFSATYTDSDGTTTDSGTWSVANGKLSLKSSLGETQELPYGMTGNKLTVETVLEVPTFGEIPVRLEFTKQ; via the coding sequence ATGAAACATTATAGTAAGATGCTAGTTATTTTATTATTTGTATCCTTATTCGTTGCGGGGTGTGATAAAGATGACGACCCGGCATCTTCCTCCGGAGATGAACTGGTTGGAACATGGGTACTAACAAAAATTACTCTTACTAGTCTGGGAAATACGGAGTTAACACCGCAGCAGGTTGGTTACAGCGCAACAATTATTATGAAAAGCGATAAAACCTTTTCGGCAACTTATACAGATTCCGACGGTACTACTACAGATTCCGGTACATGGAGTGTCGCCAACGGAAAGCTTTCTCTGAAAAGTTCACTCGGAGAAACACAGGAGCTTCCTTACGGAATGACCGGAAATAAACTGACTGTTGAGACTGTTCTGGAAGTGCCGACTTTCGGTGAAATACCTGTGCGACTTGAGTTCACGAAACAATAA
- a CDS encoding MFS transporter: MIVKKSIQEKKTKNSNPWSWIPSLYFAEGLPYVIVITVSVIMYKRLGISNAEIALYTSWLYLPWVIKPLWSPVVDLLRTKRFWITTMQLIIGAGMAGVAFTIPIPDFFQFTLAFFWLLAFSSATHDIAADGFYMLALSESQQSFFVGIRSTFYRIAMIAGQGLLVILAGFLETTLSIGPAEFKVISKPGAQLENTIQLDSSAIKPVEGKIKLVANPPVVYIGTESVSKESADFLLNFGNKFNIMNGFKQNLMPPADTSSGDETAGNVAILKLHLSNKPDYGDEYFIELNQTEGSAGINIIEGRSLKFTSENWNKPAYVVFQIDPSIKSEVQATFLAHSEKIPLAWVFTFGVVAILFIITSLYHRVILPKPAQDISVLRSHRSNSLNEFFRTFIRFFEKERIVVILGFLLFYRFGESQLVKMASPFMLDPRDTGGLGLTTSEVGFVYGTVGIVALILGGILGGIVISKGGLKKWLWWMLAAINLPNAVYVYLSFMQPESFLIINSCVALEQFGYGFGFTAYLMYMIYISDGDYKTSHYAIATGFMALGMMVPGMFSGMIQESIGYKYFFIWVLVATIPSFLIAKFIKIDPTFGKKKDRIVEES; this comes from the coding sequence ATGATTGTGAAAAAATCCATTCAAGAAAAGAAAACAAAAAATTCTAATCCCTGGTCCTGGATTCCCTCATTATACTTTGCAGAAGGACTTCCCTATGTTATTGTTATTACTGTCTCGGTCATAATGTACAAACGGCTCGGAATTTCTAACGCCGAAATTGCTCTCTATACAAGCTGGCTCTACTTACCCTGGGTTATTAAACCGTTATGGAGTCCGGTAGTAGATCTGCTTCGCACAAAGAGATTCTGGATCACCACAATGCAATTAATAATTGGTGCTGGAATGGCCGGAGTAGCATTTACAATTCCGATCCCTGATTTTTTTCAGTTCACACTTGCATTCTTCTGGCTTCTCGCATTTAGTTCTGCAACTCACGATATCGCGGCGGATGGATTTTATATGCTCGCACTATCGGAGAGTCAGCAGTCTTTCTTTGTCGGAATTAGAAGTACGTTTTACCGGATTGCGATGATAGCCGGCCAGGGTCTTTTAGTAATTCTTGCAGGTTTTCTGGAAACCACACTTTCAATTGGTCCGGCTGAATTTAAAGTGATTTCAAAACCGGGTGCTCAGCTTGAAAATACAATCCAGCTCGATTCATCGGCGATAAAACCGGTTGAAGGCAAAATCAAATTAGTTGCAAATCCGCCTGTAGTATATATTGGAACTGAATCTGTTTCAAAAGAATCAGCCGATTTCCTACTTAATTTCGGCAACAAGTTCAACATAATGAACGGATTCAAACAGAATTTAATGCCTCCTGCCGACACATCATCGGGAGACGAGACGGCCGGAAATGTTGCCATTCTTAAACTCCATTTATCCAATAAACCTGATTATGGTGATGAATATTTTATTGAACTGAATCAGACAGAAGGTTCAGCTGGAATTAATATCATCGAAGGAAGATCGCTAAAATTCACATCTGAGAATTGGAATAAACCGGCATATGTTGTATTTCAAATCGATCCATCAATTAAAAGCGAAGTCCAAGCTACGTTTTTAGCCCACTCGGAAAAAATTCCTCTTGCCTGGGTTTTCACATTCGGAGTTGTAGCCATACTTTTTATAATAACTTCACTTTATCACAGAGTAATTCTACCTAAACCGGCTCAGGACATTTCAGTTTTACGGTCACACCGTTCTAATTCGCTCAATGAATTTTTCAGAACATTTATCAGATTTTTCGAGAAGGAAAGAATTGTTGTTATACTCGGTTTCCTTTTATTCTACCGTTTCGGGGAATCGCAACTGGTAAAAATGGCCTCCCCTTTCATGCTCGACCCGCGTGACACTGGCGGTTTAGGATTAACTACTTCGGAAGTGGGCTTTGTCTATGGAACCGTCGGCATTGTCGCTCTAATTCTGGGTGGAATTTTGGGAGGAATTGTAATCTCTAAAGGCGGATTGAAAAAATGGCTCTGGTGGATGCTCGCTGCTATTAATCTTCCTAATGCGGTCTACGTTTATCTATCATTCATGCAGCCTGAATCTTTCTTAATAATTAATAGTTGTGTTGCACTCGAACAGTTCGGCTACGGTTTCGGCTTCACAGCTTATTTAATGTATATGATTTATATCTCGGATGGAGACTATAAAACATCCCATTATGCAATAGCAACGGGATTTATGGCGCTGGGGATGATGGTTCCCGGAATGTTCAGCGGGATGATTCAGGAATCGATAGGATATAAATATTTCTTCATCTGGGTTTTAGTTGCAACTATTCCGTCGTTCCTGATTGCAAAGTTTATTAAAATTGATCCGACTTTCGGCAAAAAGAAAGATCGGATTGTTGAGGAATCTTAA
- a CDS encoding ABC transporter ATP-binding protein encodes MNSERIIEVRGLTKKFKNITAVNNLDLNVYRGDVFGFLGPNGAGKSTTIRMLLSLIKPTSGTIKIFGKPLRENREEILSKVGAIVEKPDFYLYLSAYKNLEILGKLSGADVSRNKIMEMLELVGLAKRAKSKVKTYSHGMKQRLGIAQALLHDPELIILDEPTTGLDPQGMKEIRDLILYLSRTKNKTIFLSSHILREVEIIASRMIIINKGSTQVEGTVDELLNVDKLSVTFELDRIDDAVKALEGTEWREKFTSSSKKELYFELLKDEIALLNKFFIEKGFMVSAVVPVRSLEDYFLKITEGSGK; translated from the coding sequence TTGAATTCCGAACGAATAATTGAAGTAAGGGGTCTTACAAAAAAATTTAAAAATATTACCGCGGTTAACAATCTCGATCTCAATGTATACCGCGGGGATGTTTTCGGATTTCTGGGACCCAACGGTGCGGGTAAAAGTACAACTATCAGAATGCTTCTATCTCTAATCAAGCCGACTTCCGGGACTATAAAAATATTCGGCAAGCCACTAAGAGAGAACCGCGAGGAAATTCTGAGCAAGGTTGGGGCTATTGTGGAAAAGCCCGATTTTTACCTTTATCTCTCGGCTTATAAGAATCTTGAAATTCTCGGCAAGCTTTCCGGTGCAGATGTTTCCAGAAACAAGATTATGGAAATGCTTGAACTTGTGGGACTGGCAAAGCGTGCAAAAAGCAAAGTAAAAACATATTCACATGGAATGAAGCAGCGTCTCGGAATTGCACAGGCACTTTTGCACGACCCGGAACTTATTATTCTTGACGAACCTACAACCGGGCTGGACCCACAGGGAATGAAAGAAATAAGAGACCTGATTCTTTACCTGAGCAGAACAAAAAATAAAACTATTTTCCTCTCATCACATATTCTTAGAGAAGTTGAGATAATCGCTTCCAGAATGATTATTATTAATAAAGGATCCACTCAGGTTGAAGGTACTGTTGACGAACTACTCAATGTCGACAAACTGAGTGTAACATTTGAGTTAGACAGAATCGATGATGCCGTTAAAGCATTAGAAGGAACAGAATGGAGGGAAAAGTTCACTTCATCCAGCAAGAAGGAATTATACTTTGAATTACTAAAAGATGAAATTGCTCTCCTTAATAAATTTTTTATTGAAAAAGGATTTATGGTTAGCGCTGTTGTTCCTGTAAGATCGCTTGAAGACTACTTTCTTAAGATTACAGAGGGGAGCGGGAAATGA
- a CDS encoding BadF/BadG/BcrA/BcrD ATPase family protein, translating into MKYYIGIDGGGTKTICVLADENLFIRSSATGPATNPLVVGFEKSALTLLKLIKKTGSSKKISFCEIGIAGTGLKNNSNKLKKILKIKSRETGFKLPPFEITTDIRITLEGAFAGAPGSILISGTGSIAFAKDKKDNLFRAGGFGRIIGDEGSGYSIGRRVLSSIAGSLDGRVNDKELLKSFQKKFGIWDSSQLISMVHSEKFQIAGLAEFAISEADRGNRSCRKILDEEAEQLIMHLKPITRKLMSKNFRLCLSGSLLNKKNYFSSLVKEKIMSYYPGIIIKNPEFPPEIGAVMMAKKINLKFLK; encoded by the coding sequence ATGAAATACTATATAGGAATAGACGGAGGAGGCACTAAAACTATATGTGTGCTTGCCGACGAAAATCTTTTTATCCGGAGTTCTGCCACCGGTCCGGCAACTAATCCTTTAGTAGTTGGATTTGAAAAATCCGCCCTGACATTGTTGAAACTGATCAAGAAAACCGGTTCATCTAAAAAAATCTCATTTTGTGAAATTGGAATTGCCGGAACAGGATTAAAGAATAACTCCAACAAACTGAAGAAGATTTTAAAAATTAAGAGTAGAGAAACCGGTTTCAAACTACCACCTTTCGAAATCACAACCGATATACGGATCACTCTGGAAGGGGCTTTCGCAGGGGCTCCCGGTTCTATCCTGATTTCAGGTACCGGCTCTATAGCTTTTGCGAAAGATAAAAAGGATAATCTCTTCCGGGCTGGAGGGTTCGGGAGAATTATAGGAGATGAGGGAAGCGGTTATTCAATTGGAAGAAGAGTTTTATCAAGCATTGCCGGATCTCTAGACGGAAGGGTAAACGACAAAGAACTTTTAAAATCCTTTCAGAAAAAATTCGGTATATGGGATTCAAGTCAATTAATTTCCATGGTTCACTCGGAGAAATTCCAGATTGCGGGATTAGCCGAATTTGCAATATCCGAAGCAGATCGAGGCAACAGGTCCTGCCGCAAAATCCTTGACGAAGAGGCTGAGCAGCTAATAATGCACTTAAAGCCGATAACCAGAAAGTTAATGTCCAAAAATTTCCGATTATGCCTGAGCGGTAGTCTGTTGAATAAGAAGAATTATTTTTCATCTCTTGTTAAAGAAAAAATTATGTCATATTACCCCGGCATAATAATCAAAAATCCCGAATTTCCTCCGGAGATCGGCGCAGTAATGATGGCAAAAAAAATTAATCTCAAATTCCTAAAATAA